The Cylindrospermum stagnale PCC 7417 genome segment TGACATATTGTCAGTATTGAGGACTGCATGACAAAAGCCAGCTGCCATCCATTGCGCTACTAGTTCCGCTACTCGTTTGACTAATTCTGCATAAAACAGGGCATATTTATCTTTGTCAGCAACTAAGTGTCGGTAATACTGCTCAATTACATGGTCTAACAGCTTTTTGGTTAAATCTGGACGCTGAAAAAAGTGCAGTCGCTCAAAAGTACCAAAGCGAATGTGGGAACTGCCCATCCGTACCATCACAGATGAACGGGTAGGAGAAGGTTCATCGCCTCGCCAGAGAGATAAACCTGTTTCAATCATCGTTAGACAACGGGAGGTACGTACCCCCAGGTAGTGCAGCGCTTCTGCTGCGAGAACTTCCCGCACTCCGCCTTTGAGTGTGAGCATACCATCACCACCACGGGAGTAAGGGGTTCTACCAGAACCTTTGGTGCCAAAGTCGTACAATTGTCCGTCACTGGCCCGTACTTGCCCGTAAAGAAAGCCTCTACCATCGCCCAACTGCGAGTTATATTCACCAAATTGATAGCCGTGGTAACGCAGTGCTAACAAGGGTTTGCGCCCCTTAAATTGACCAAAAGCTGTAATAAAATCTTCGTCTTTGACTATTTGGGGATTTAGTCCCAAACGGGGTAGCAGTGCATCATTGCGCCAACGCAAGATGTGTTGGGGAAATTCCGCCGCTGCAACTTCGTCATAGTAGTCGTGGCCTAGAGATTCCAAGGCACTTTCGTAGTTGAGGGTGAGAAAAGGATTGCTAGAATTCGTGTTATTTGGAGTTTCAGCCAGAGTCATTACGAGCAAAGCTTAATTCATCATTTCCTTAATACTACCTCTGGTATCAGCCTCAGCATAGACAAAGAAAGCGTTCCCTGTCTGGGAATAGCTGTGCTACTTGAAAATCGGGAGCGGGATAATGAGTAAAGTTTTGCAATTAAAGAAGAAGTTAACTCAATTAGCTATTTTAGATGCTACTTTTGAGGTTTTTGGCTCAGAATCACATCAATATCACCTCAAACCTTGTTTACAAGACGCAGATATTCAAGTTTTTGAAGCAAGGCATCATATCACCCTGCCCAGTGAATATTGTCACTTTTTGTTAGAAGTTGGTAATGGTGGGGCTGGACCAGGATACGGGCTGTACAGCATCCCTGGACTTTTATCTGCTAATGGAATTGCCACCACACCATATCAAGTAAACTACGAGATTCTCTCTCAACCATTTCTGCTGACAGAAGCATGGAATGATTTGGATTTGATCATTAAAAATCCAGCGGGTACGGTAACTAATAATGATGCTTACTTAGACAATAAATTTATCCAGGGAACTCTCACTATGGCTAATTATGGCTGTGGAATGTATGCTCTGTTAGTTATTACCGGAGAACAACAGGGAAAAATCTGGATAGATGACCGGACTAATGATAGTGGTATATATCCCGCTTCTGGGAATTTTTGTCATTATTTTCATGACGCCGATCATCAGGATTTTCAGCCAGATAGCGACGAGGAGCAGCCTTTGAGTTTTTATGATTGGTATGAAGACTGGCTCAACCGCAGTTTATATCAAATTCGTCAGTCCGTTTGACATCCTCCCGCCGCTAACCTGGAGTACCAGGTATAGGGCGGGATTCCAAAGATTGCTCTTTGGGCTTCCTCAAAGTTGTTTGTGATAAATAAAACACTCGTAGATCCCCCCAACCCCCCGAACGGGGGGCAAAAACTTCTCAAAGTCCCCCGTTCGGGGAGCGGGGGCGGGGACTGTCTTGTCTTTGCTGTTTTGATTAAGTGTGTGTTTTTATGCCATTTTTGCTTAAAAATACTATAGTTTATTTTATGAAGTTGTGCTTTATTCTCCCACAGACTAAAGTCACTGGCTCTAGAACAAAGCCTGCCAAAGCCAGTTAATTATGTGCGTCTTCATCAAGAAATGGGATTAGTTGATTATATTACTTGGTTGCCAGTGAGGATTGGTGAGACTTGTGAGGATATGATCTTCCCATTTTCCATTAATCATCAAGTAGTCTCTTGCATATCCTTCTACTACAAAACCGAGTTTTTTGAGGACGTTACCACTGCGGCGATTGTGCGGCATATAATTTGCCATGATGCGGTGAAAATTTAATTCTTGAAATACATACTGAGTTGCTGCTCCCAGCCCTTCTGTCATATATCCTTTATTTTGTACAGCCGACGCCAGACCATATCCCACATAGCAAAAATGGGCAGATCCTCGGATAAAGTTGCTAAAATTTATCGTGCCAATAATTTTTGTGGGCTGGTTTTTGAGATACATAAATAGCTTTAATGAATGATCATTGATGAATTCTAAAAAATTGGTTTCAACTTGATATTCCCAATACTCTTCGGTGAAAAAACCATCAGCCCACAGGGGGTAAAATGGGGTGAGATAGGTTTTGTTATCGGTAAAATATTTGACAATTTGGGGTATATCTTCTGGGGTCGCCACTCTTAATAACAGGCGATCGCTTGTAATTAGTGGCAGTTCTGATTTCATCGGGATATCTTCCAAATACATTCTAAGGATTTGGTAAATTTTCTCATACCTGCGGCACTGGGCATAATGGGCTTAAAACTTTGGCTGAAGACAATTGAATAATTTTGTAATGCTGGGTATTCATTGATCTGGTGAATTTTAGTGGAAAATATGTGCCGCAGTTTACAGAAATCTGTTGAGCCTTGCTCAGACTGGATCAATTGAGCAGCTGTCCCTCTGATTTAACTAAGGGACTTGCAAATAATAAAACATCCCAAATTTTTTTGTGGGGTGGGCTTCTAGCCATTGGTGTCAAGTTAAGGCATCAGCCCAGATGTCAAGTGACCGAGCAGCCGTTCGTCGGTGACGTTGACGGACGGCTTTGACCAACCCCATCGAACGATGATGTTCTACGAGCCAAGGAATAAGTTGTAACCCAGGGTTACGTAAAAGTGCGCGGTGGAAAAAATAGAAACTGCGAAAAACCATTTCTACAGAAATGCGCTCAATTGGCTGTTGTAAAGCTACTGCGACATCGGCACACAAGTCATTAAGAACAGCGTAGAAAATCCAAGTAGCATATATTTGCATCTGCACACCATTAGTGCCACCAACCCACAGATAGGACAATCCCAATAAACGCTTAGTCAATAAAAATGCATCCTCAATGCGCCAGCGTCGACGGTATAATTCGCAAACTTCCTGTGCCGAAAGTTGTTGTGGGTCAAGAACATTAGTCAAGTAATGATACCAAGTCTTGCCCCACAATACGGAAACTTGGCGCATGGGATGGCGACATGGGTTGGTGTGATGCCATCCCATTTGAATAATTTCGTCTTTGTAGTGAGAGCCGTCAGAAAGTACACGTGCTACCTTATATCTCACCTTTTCCTTTTGGCGTGTCAGCACATACTTATTAGCTGTAGTCAGAGAATCAAACCATTCAAAACCATAAAATCCCATGTCTACTACGAGTAAACCGCCTGAAGGTAAACGTTCTAACAGTGCTTGCCACCAACGAGTCTCATTTCGTTTGACATCGGCATCATACCAAACTGCCACGGGAGTGTGAGTGAAAGCTTCAACCACCATCAGCATTTTTCCTGCCAACACCGCACCTGTTTTTTCTTGCAGTTGTCCGAAGTGTTTTTTCATGGCTTCGAGTGTCGAGGCGTCTCCAATCCAAATGGCGGGAAATTTCTCGGACACTGATGCCCAGGCTGGGGCTAATTCCCTTACACTCCTTTTAGCTGCTAGGCACTCTATGACCTGCTCTAACAGTTTGGCAAATAGATGAGCCGGTAGGCTGTTGAGTCTTTGAGACAAAGCTTGCTTACTCACTTTCGTTGCCTCTACCCACATCAATCCTTCTACTTCTAGGATTCGCAATACATCTGTTAAGTGCTGTACTTGTCTATACACTATACTCAACACTATTGCTGCCATTACTGGTAGGGTCAGTACTCGTGAGCGCAAGCTCCGTTCTTTATCTTTTACTTCTTTGAGGTTGGTAAATGTGCCTGGACTTACCAACTCAAACAACCTTGATTCTATCTCTTCACTTGCCGGAGCCGGTACGTTGACTCGATGGCGAAAATCTGGATTCCCTTGCTTTTTCCGTGGTTTACTCATGGCTCTTTTCAACACCCCTGTGTTGACTTCTACCATTAGGTTTCCCTCTCTTGACACAAATCCATTTTTCTTAACTTGACACCAATGGCTTCTAGCCCGCCCGGAATATGGGATGGGCTTCTAGCCCATCCCACAAGATTGGGTAATTTGTTTCTTGGAAATCCCTAAGATGCTGTTATGAGAAGAAACAGCCGTCTGGATGTGGGATTATGCCAAAAACACCAGTTAAGGTGATGATTTTTGCTGTGAATCTGCCAGTTAACCAAAATCTTGATAAGCTGATTTCTAATATCTACGGCCGCTGGAATCAAAGCCGAATGGTATAACTTTGATGCCATTTCTTTGTCCAAAAGCTGTACTTGTTAGCTCTTGATAAATCTAGTTTACAAGAAGGATAGTGATGTCGGGAATACGCTACGATTGGCAGGAATCAGAGATTCGGGCGATATATAATACGCCATTGCTAGAGCTTATTTATCAAGCTGCTAGCGTGCATCGCCAATATCATGACGCAACAAAAATACAAGTCTGTAAGCTGATCTCTATTAAAACAGGCGGTTGCCCAGAAGATTGTAGCTACTGTGCCCAATCTTCTCGCTATAAAACAGAGGTAAAGGCGGAAGCACTCTTAGAAAAAGAAACGGTGGTTAGCATTGCCCAAAAAGCTAAAGCAACGGGTATTAGTCGCATCTGTATGGGTGCTGCTTGGCGGGAGGTGCGGGATAACTCGCAATTTGAGGATGTCCTGGACATGGTTAAGGACGTAACGGCGATGGGTTTAGAGGTATGCTGCACTTTGGGTATGCTGACTGCAAATCAGGCCCAGCGCTTGGAAGATGCGGGACTGTATGCCTATAACCATAATTTGGATACTTCACGGGACTACTACAGCACTGTTATTACTAGCAGGACTTATGACGATCGCTTAAATACGATTGAAAATGTCCGCCAAACTAATGTGACAGTGTGTTCTGGCGGTATTCTGGGACTGGGCGAAAGCGTCGATGATCGTGTGGGGATGTTATTCACTTTGGCAAACCTCAGCCCCCATCCAGAGTCTGTGCCGATTAATATTCTCTCCCAAGTTCCCGGTACACCTTTGGCAGATCAACCCGATGTGCCGATTTGGGATGTGGTGCGGATGATTGCTACTGCGCGGATTTTAATGCCAGCTTCTGATGTGCGTTTGAGTGCTGGTAGGGCTAAACTTTCTCAGGTGGAACAGGCTTTTTGCTTTATGGCTGGGGCCAATTCTATTTTTTCTAGCGATGACAAAAAGATGTTAACGGTAACAACTCCTTGTCCAGATTATGATACTGACCGGGAAATGCTGAATTTGCTGGGTTTGTCGATGCGTCCACCGCACCAAAAACAGCAGACAGTACCAACGCCGGCTGTTGTGGGTTAAACATCGGCTAAGTAAGATTAATGTAGAGACGTTGCAGGCAACCTCTCTACATTCTTTCAATTAAATGATCTTGGCAGCACGTAAACCGAATAGCAAACCTACGGATATAGCCAAGAACGCACCCAAGTAGACGACGTAAGCGATCGCAGCAAACATTGATCTTTCTCCAAATTACTTCACTAATATCTATTGAATCATTAGATTCGGTTATCAGTTGTTATTTTTCCCGTTGCCACCATTTCTTCAGATTGCGGTAGAATACGCCCACAGCAATTGTTTGGGGTTAGGGAATGAGTTCTGTGATTAATGTAAATCTACAAGAATTGTCTTATGAGATTGCGATCGCACCTGCTAGCTTAGATCAACTCGGTCAACAGATGAGCGAATTGCCGCTTGGTAAGAAGGTGTTGCTAGTTTCTAATCCGATGATATTTAAGCATTATGGGGAAAGAGCGATCGCATCCCTGAAAAATGCCGGCTTTTCCGTTGCTAGCTGCAACCTACCACCTGGAGAACGCTACAAAACCCTCAACTCCATCCAGAAACTCTATGATATCGCCCTAGAAAACCGCCTAGAACGTTCCTCGACGATGGTAGCCTTGGGGGGAGGCGTTATAGGTGATATGACAGGCTTTGCTGCCGCTACCTGGCTCCGGGGGATTAATGTTGTCCAAGTGCCCACCACACTCTTAGCAATGGTAGATTCGGCAATTGGCGGTAAAACTGGCGTAAATCATCCCCACGGCAAAAACTTAATTGGGGCGTTCCATCAGCCACTCCGAGTATTAATTGACCCAGAACTATTAAAAACACTACCGACGCGAGAATTTCGGGCAGGAATGGCAGAGGTGATCAAGTACGGTGTCATTTGGGACACCGATTTGTTTGCTCAGTTGGAAGCGAGTAAACATCTCGACCAACTCCGCTACGTAAAGACCGACCTGATAAACAACATATTAACTTATTCTTGTCAAGCCAAAGCCGATGTAGTTGGCAAAGATGAAAAAGAATCTGGATTACGGGCAATTCTCAACTATGGTCACACCATCGGTCATGCAGTAGAAAGCTTGACAGGTTATCGCCTACTAAAACACGGTGAAGCTGTGGGCATTGGCATGGTAGCCGCCGGACAAATTGCTGTAGAACTGGGACTTTGGCAAAAAGAAGATACAGAACGGCAAAACGCCCTAATTCAAAAAACAGGTTTACCGACTAAGTTACCTGCTCTTGTGGATATTGAAGCAATTATTAATGCTTTGCAATCGGATAAAAAAGTCAAATCCGGTCAAGTGCGCTTTGTTTTACCGACACAAATTGGTGCAGCGACAGTTACCGACCAAGTTCCATCAGATATCATTCGGCAAGTGTTGCAGGGTATGTAAGAACCTCACCCCCAAGCTCTCACAGGTGTCAGTTTTTGACAACAACACCATCTAGGAAGGAGGACAAGTGCTTCAAATTCATCGTCTGACTCTTGCAAGCACTTACCCGAATTGAATCTGACTCTGACAAAACTAGAAATTATCCAATCTAATATCCTTCCAAATATCAGAAACCTGCCACCCTGTTCTCCCAACAGATAGGACTACAGGATTATCACGCGACGGAATATAGTTAGTTTCTTCATACTCTATATCCAGTTCTAGCTGTTCCTCAACTGTTGGTTCTTCAATATTAAGATTCTCCGCTTCAAGGTTTAGCTCTTTTGACTCCTCTGTTGTTTTGATTTGATCGAGGAGAAGCTTTTCAGATTTTTTGATGAGTCTCATGCTTTTTTAAATCTTGATGATTTGCACATTAAGGGGTGAAATGAATCGATACCGTTGGCAAATTTACCACGCTATCGGAAATCAAAATACTACAGAGACTAAAAACATTAATTTGTTGTCGCACCTTTTGTCAAGTACAGAGGTGATATTCTTGCCACGCCAATAATATCCGGATCTCGGCTCAACCTTTATATCTCTTCCTGACATCAATCAGAAATCACCCAACTTCAAACCAACGCGATAACTACCTATTACTGCACTATCCAGAAGTAAATAAAATCCGACTTACGTTTAATCCGGACAAATCGAAATCCAACTGAATAGGAGTTTATCTAGAATTTCTCTGCTCAAAATTATGGAAATGCCCCAACGCATATCAATTCGCTACAAAGATGTGCCCTACAACATTAATGAGATCCGCTTGAAGACCTTCCGACTTGGGTTACAAATATGGGAAGAACAAACTAAACCTAGAAAAACAGAGCTTTATGAATTTATATTGTGTTGTTTGAAACAGGTTGACCGCCAAGAGCGTTTTATGTTTTCTCTGCTGT includes the following:
- a CDS encoding protein adenylyltransferase SelO, whose translation is MTLAETPNNTNSSNPFLTLNYESALESLGHDYYDEVAAAEFPQHILRWRNDALLPRLGLNPQIVKDEDFITAFGQFKGRKPLLALRYHGYQFGEYNSQLGDGRGFLYGQVRASDGQLYDFGTKGSGRTPYSRGGDGMLTLKGGVREVLAAEALHYLGVRTSRCLTMIETGLSLWRGDEPSPTRSSVMVRMGSSHIRFGTFERLHFFQRPDLTKKLLDHVIEQYYRHLVADKDKYALFYAELVKRVAELVAQWMAAGFCHAVLNTDNMSITGESFDYGPYAFIPTYDPYFTAAYFDYYRRYCYSQQPSICQLNLEMLQEPLKAVIDQSNLEAGLASFGEYYQAEYRSLMLKKLGFEQLPYPEADELLQMTIAFLQNSQVGYHQFFYEMARTFSHKWRDEPAFVMNDSDIVPGLGSSTGFDNWCVLYHKILNNFDLADMEKIAKNLAVYNPKTALLRPVIESTWESIAESDNWQPFYDLVQKLQSGY
- the petL gene encoding cytochrome b6-f complex subunit PetL: MFAAIAYVVYLGAFLAISVGLLFGLRAAKII
- a CDS encoding GNAT family N-acetyltransferase, yielding MKSELPLITSDRLLLRVATPEDIPQIVKYFTDNKTYLTPFYPLWADGFFTEEYWEYQVETNFLEFINDHSLKLFMYLKNQPTKIIGTINFSNFIRGSAHFCYVGYGLASAVQNKGYMTEGLGAATQYVFQELNFHRIMANYMPHNRRSGNVLKKLGFVVEGYARDYLMINGKWEDHILTSLTNPHWQPSNIIN
- a CDS encoding IS4 family transposase yields the protein MSKPRKKQGNPDFRHRVNVPAPASEEIESRLFELVSPGTFTNLKEVKDKERSLRSRVLTLPVMAAIVLSIVYRQVQHLTDVLRILEVEGLMWVEATKVSKQALSQRLNSLPAHLFAKLLEQVIECLAAKRSVRELAPAWASVSEKFPAIWIGDASTLEAMKKHFGQLQEKTGAVLAGKMLMVVEAFTHTPVAVWYDADVKRNETRWWQALLERLPSGGLLVVDMGFYGFEWFDSLTTANKYVLTRQKEKVRYKVARVLSDGSHYKDEIIQMGWHHTNPCRHPMRQVSVLWGKTWYHYLTNVLDPQQLSAQEVCELYRRRWRIEDAFLLTKRLLGLSYLWVGGTNGVQMQIYATWIFYAVLNDLCADVAVALQQPIERISVEMVFRSFYFFHRALLRNPGLQLIPWLVEHHRSMGLVKAVRQRHRRTAARSLDIWADALT
- a CDS encoding SMI1/KNR4 family protein, yielding MSKVLQLKKKLTQLAILDATFEVFGSESHQYHLKPCLQDADIQVFEARHHITLPSEYCHFLLEVGNGGAGPGYGLYSIPGLLSANGIATTPYQVNYEILSQPFLLTEAWNDLDLIIKNPAGTVTNNDAYLDNKFIQGTLTMANYGCGMYALLVITGEQQGKIWIDDRTNDSGIYPASGNFCHYFHDADHQDFQPDSDEEQPLSFYDWYEDWLNRSLYQIRQSV
- the aroB gene encoding 3-dehydroquinate synthase, coding for MSSVINVNLQELSYEIAIAPASLDQLGQQMSELPLGKKVLLVSNPMIFKHYGERAIASLKNAGFSVASCNLPPGERYKTLNSIQKLYDIALENRLERSSTMVALGGGVIGDMTGFAAATWLRGINVVQVPTTLLAMVDSAIGGKTGVNHPHGKNLIGAFHQPLRVLIDPELLKTLPTREFRAGMAEVIKYGVIWDTDLFAQLEASKHLDQLRYVKTDLINNILTYSCQAKADVVGKDEKESGLRAILNYGHTIGHAVESLTGYRLLKHGEAVGIGMVAAGQIAVELGLWQKEDTERQNALIQKTGLPTKLPALVDIEAIINALQSDKKVKSGQVRFVLPTQIGAATVTDQVPSDIIRQVLQGM
- the bioB gene encoding biotin synthase BioB, with the protein product MSGIRYDWQESEIRAIYNTPLLELIYQAASVHRQYHDATKIQVCKLISIKTGGCPEDCSYCAQSSRYKTEVKAEALLEKETVVSIAQKAKATGISRICMGAAWREVRDNSQFEDVLDMVKDVTAMGLEVCCTLGMLTANQAQRLEDAGLYAYNHNLDTSRDYYSTVITSRTYDDRLNTIENVRQTNVTVCSGGILGLGESVDDRVGMLFTLANLSPHPESVPINILSQVPGTPLADQPDVPIWDVVRMIATARILMPASDVRLSAGRAKLSQVEQAFCFMAGANSIFSSDDKKMLTVTTPCPDYDTDREMLNLLGLSMRPPHQKQQTVPTPAVVG